In Phragmites australis chromosome 17, lpPhrAust1.1, whole genome shotgun sequence, the following are encoded in one genomic region:
- the LOC133896602 gene encoding LRR receptor-like serine/threonine-protein kinase RGI3, producing the protein MPPRSRAVASRLALLVSLACALLLVAPCHCVNEQGQALLQWKESLRPAAGALASWRAADASPCRWFGVSCDARGDVVGLSITSVDLQGPLPANLQTLASSLKTLVLSGTNLTGSIPRQLGEYGELTTVDLSKNQLTGAIPAELCRLAKLQSLALNSNSLRGAIPDDIGNLTSLTYLTFYDNELSGQIPASIGNLKKLQVLRAGGNQGMKGPLPPEIGGCSDLTMLGLAETGVSGSLPETIGQLKKIQTIAIYTTFLSGRIPESIGNCTELTSLYLYQNSLSGPIPAQLGQLRKLQTLLLWQNQLVGAIPPELGQCQELTLIDLSLNSLIGSIPASLGELPNLQQLQLSTNQLTGAIPPELSNCTSLTDIEVDNNALSGDIRIDFPRLRNLTLFYAWKNRLTGGVPASLAECLSLQAVDLSYNDLTGSIPKELFGLQNLTKLLLLNNELSGFIPPDIGNCTSLYRLRLNGNRLSGTIPAEIGSLSNLNFLDMSENHLVGPVPAVISGCVSLQFLDLHSNALSGALLDTLPRSLQLIDISDNQLAGPLSHSIGSMLELTKLYLGKNRLTGGIPPELGSCEKLQLLDLSGNAFSGGIPPELGMLPSLEISLNLSYNRLSGDIPSQFTSLDKLGSLDLSHNELSGSLEPLAALQNLVTLNISYNAFSGELPNTPFFQKLPLSDLAGNRHLIVGDGPDESSRRGAILALKIAMSVLAAVSALLLVSATYMLARTHRRGGGNIIHGEGTWEVTLYQKLDITMDDVLLRLTSANVIGTGSSGVVYKVDTSNGYTLAVKKMWSSDEATSAAFRSEIAALGSIRHRNIVRLLGWAMNGGTLLLFYNYLPNGSLSSLLHGGLAKGAPADEWGARFEVALGIAHAVAYLHHDCVPAILHGDVKSMNVLLGPAYEPYLADFGLARVLSAASSKFDATKQPRIAGSYGYIAPEYASMQRISEKSDVYSFGVVVLEILTGRHPLDPTLPGGAHLVQWVREHVQEKRDASELLDARLRGSASEADAHEMRQVLSVAALCVSHRADDRPAMKDVAALLREIRRPAPGDDAKQQPSVVSAAAAAPTPAPALAASPVRSSHSTSCSFAVSDYSA; encoded by the exons ATGCCGCCGCGCTCCCGCGCCGTCGCATCGAGGCTTGCGCTTCTCGTATCGCTCGCCTGCGCGCTGCTGCTGGTCGCGCCGTGCCATTGCGTCAACGAGCAGGGCCAGGCGCTGCTCCAATGGAAGGAGTCGCTGcggccggcggccggcgcgcTGGCGTCGTGGCGTGCCGCGGACGCGAGCCCGTGCCGGTGGTTCGGCGTGTCATGCGACGCGCGCGGCGACGTCGTCGGGCTGAGCATCACGTCGGTGGACCTGCAGGGCCCGCTTCCCGCGAACCTGCAGACGCTGGCGTCCTCGCTGAAGACGCTGGTGCTGTCCGGCACGAACCTCACCGGCTCTATCCCGAGGCAGCTCGGCGAGTACGGCGAGCTGACCACAGTTGACCTCAGCAAGAACCAGCTCACCGGCGCGATCCCCGCCGAGCTTTGCCGGCTCGCGAAGCTCCAGTCGCTCGCGCTCAACTCGAACTCCCTGCGCGGCGCCATCCCCGACGACATCGGCAACCTCACGAGCCTGACGTACCTCACGTTCTACGACAACGAGCTAAGCGGGCAAATCCCGGCGAGCATTGGCAACCtgaagaagctgcaggtgctcCGCGCCGGCGGGAACCAGGGGATGAAGGGTCCGTTGCCGCCGGAGATCGGCGGCTGCAGCGACCTCACCATGCTCGGCCTAGCGGAGACCGGCGTCTCCGGGAGCCTCCCGGAGACGATCGGGCAACTCAAGAAGATCCAGACCATTGCCATCTACACCACTTTTCTCTCCGGCAGGATCCCGGAGTCCATCGGCAACTGCACCGAGCTCACCAGCCTGTACCTGTACCAGAATTCTCTCTCCGGACCGATACCGGCGCAGCTCGGCCAGCT CCGGAAGCTGCAAACGTTGCTTCTGTGGCAGAACCAGCTCGTCGGCGCGATTCCGCCGGAGCTCGGGCAGTGCCAGGAGCTTACGCTCATTGATCTGTCACTGAATTCCCTTATCGGGAGCATACCGGCGAGTTTGGGCGAGCTGCCGAATCTCCAGCAGCTGCAGCTGAGCACGAATCAGCTGACCGGCGCCATCCCGCCGGAGCTCTCCAACTGCACGTCGCTGACGGACATCGAGGTCGACAACAATGCGCTGTCCGGGGATATCCGCATTGATTTCCCGAGGCTGCGCAACCTCACCTTGTTCTACGCGTGGAAGAACCGGCTCACCGGCGGCGTGCCGGCGAGCCTCGCCGAGTGCCTGAGCCTGCAGGCGGTGGACCTGTCATACAACGACCTCACAGGCTCGATCCCCAAAGAGCTCTTCGGGCTCCAGAACTTGAcaaagctgctgctgctgaacaACGAGTTATCCGGGTTTATACCGCCGGACATCGGCAATTGTACCAGTCTCTACCGGCTCCGGCTCAACGGCAACCGGCTGTCAGGCACCATACCCGCCGAAATAGGCAGCCTCAGTAACCTCAACTTTCTCGATATGAGCGAGAACCACCTTGTCGGGCCGGTGCCCGCGGTCATTTCAGGGTGTGTCAGCCTCCAGTTCCTCGACCTGCACTCAAATGCTCTGTCCGGAGCATTGCTGGACACGTTGCCGCGCAGTCTCCAGCTCATTGATATCTCAGACAACCAGCTCGCCGGGCCGTTGAGCCACAGCATTGGGTCAATGCTGGAGCTGACGAAGCTGTACTTGGGAAAGAACCGGCTGACCGGCGGcataccgccggagctcggttcTTGCGAGAAGCTCCAGCTGCTGGACCTCAGTGGCAATGCGTTCTCCGGAGGCATCCCTCCGGAGCTCGGAATGCTTCCATCGCTGGAGATTTCACTAAACCTCAGTTACAACCGGCTCTCCGGGGACATACCGTCGCAGTTCACCAGCCTTGACAAGCTCGGCAGCCTCGACCTGTCGCACAACGAGCTGTCTGGGAGTCTTGAACCACTCGCGGCGTTGCAGAACCTCGTCACGCTCAACATCTCCTACAATGCCTTCTCCGGCGAGCTCCCGAACACTCCATTCTTCCAGAAGTTGCCCCTCAGCGACCTCGCCGGCAACCGCCACCTCATCGTCGGCGATGGCCCCGACGAGTCCTCCCGGCGCGGGGCCATATTGGCACTGAAGATAGCCATGTCCGTCCTTGCGGCTGTCAGCGCCCTGCTCCTGGTGTCCGCCACCTACATGCTCGCCCGCACgcaccgccgcggcggcggcaacaTCATCCACGGCGAAGGCACGTGGGAGGTCACGCTGTACCAGAAGCTCGACATCACCATGGACGACGTGCTCCTCAGACTGACGTCCGCGAACGTGATCGGCACCGGCAGCTCGGGGGTCGTGTACAAGGTGGACACCTCCAACGGCTACACCCTTGCCGTCAAGAAGATGTGGTCGTCGGACGAGGCGACGTCCGCCGCGTTCCGCAGCGAGATCGCCGCCCTGGGCTCCATCCGCCATCGCAACATCGTGCGGCTCCTCGGGTGGGCCATGAACGGCGGCACCCTGCTGCTGTTCTACAACTACCTCCCCAACGGCAGCCTCAGCAGCCTCCTCCACGGCGGCCTCGCCAAGGGCGCGCCCGCGGACGAGTGGGGCGCGCGCTTCGAAGTTGCGCTTGGCATCGCCCACGCCGTCGCATACCTGCACCACGACTGCGTGCCGGCCATCCTGCACGGCGACGTGAAGTCCATGAACGTGCTGCTCGGCCCCGCGTACGAGCCGTACCTGGCCGACTTCGGCCTCGCCCGCGTCCTGTCCGCGGCGTCCTCCAAGTTCGACGCCACCAAGCAGCCCCGTATCGCCGGCTCGTACGGGTACATCGCACCAG AGTACGCGTCGATGCAGCGGATCAGCGAGAAGAGCGACGTGTACAGCTTTGGCGTGGTGGTGCTCGAGATTCTAACGGGCCGGCACCCGCTTGACCCGACGCTGCCCGGCGGCGCGCACCTGGTGCAGTGGGTGCGCGAGCACGTGCAGGAGAAGCGCGACGCGTCCGAGCTCCTGGACGCGCGGCTCAGGGGCAGCGCCTCGGAGGCGGACGCGCACGAGATGCGGCAGGTGCTGTCCGTGGCCGCGCTCTGCGTGTCGCACCGCGCAGACGACCGGCCCGCGATGAAGGACGTCGCGGCGCTGCTCAGGGAGATCAGGCGCCCCGCGCCCGGGGACGACGCGAAGCAGCAGCCGTCCGTGGTGTCTGCTGCAGCCGCCGCGCCCACGCCTGCGCCGGCCCTGGCGGCGTCACCTGTGCGGAGCTCGCACTCGACGAGCTGCTCGTTCGCCGTGTCAGACTACTCTGCCTGA